The genomic stretch GAGCAAACTGAAGGAGAACAGTgccaagagaaggcacagaaacagactcattcacacactcagaatCCAATAAAAACTAAACTACCCAGATGGTGGTGTCACATGCTTTTAGTTCTAAgactcaggaggcacagacaaatgggtctcttgagtttgaggccagcctgatctacaaagggagttccaggacagccagggttacacagaaaaaccttgtctcggaaaacaaaagcaaaacaaaacactaaactggaaaccataatatatttgcaaaggacctggtgcagacccagtgcacttgcttcagtctctgcaagttcatatgagctttggtCATGTTGATTTAGACTCTAAATTTTAGaaaatcttgatttattttttggtgtcctccatcctctgaCTCTTGTattcttccatcttcctcttccacaggggTCCCAGAACCCTAAGAATGAGGGTCAAGGCGAACCttaagggaaacatttaatttaggCCTGTGTTCCAAGGTCGCTCATCCTCTGTGTAATATCTGGTTGTAGGTCTCTGTTATCCTTATCTGCTGCAGGAAGTCGCTTCTCCAATGCTGGATGAGTTAGACACTGATGTATGAGTTTAATAGAATGTTACTAACAGGACAATGTCCCCACTACAGCCGAGCAACCCTACCATGGTAGGCCCTGAGAAGTGCAGCATAGCTGAATTGCAAGACGAAGAtcttaaaatagcctttatgaatatgatagaggtctccaaagaggaaatgaataaatcccttaaagaaatctatgaaaacacaaatagtGGAGGGGAATTGACAAAAATAGTTCAAGATctaaaagtggaaatagaatcaataataattaatttttttaaaaatctaagggaaatctggaaatggaaaattgagGAACTTAAAAAGGAACCtcagagggctggaaagatggctcagaggttaagagcactggctgctcttccagaggtcctgagttcaattcccagcaaccacatggtggctcacaaccatctgtactgagatctggcgtgcaggcatacaccgaggcagaatgttgtatacataataaataaataaatctttaaaaaaaaaaaaaaaaaggaacctcagaggcaagcctcaccaacagaataaaTAACCTAAATCAGAGACCAGATTTTAGATATGTTTATTTGATTAAGCTGGATACTTTTATGTTAACAATTCAGCATCTTCTACAGCATTTATACATAACGGGACCACAGTGATCTATGGACACACAAGCACATAACCATGGCTCACCCACGACCGCTGCTGTGTTTCAGATCCACCCAGGCAACTCCAAAGGCACCATGAGAAAACAGGTGCTACATTTCTTCCACTGTCCCACTTGGAATAGCAACTCAGAAAGTAACTGAAAGGGTTTATAATGCATCACTTAGAGTCCATACTAGAATTCACTCAATTTGAAAAATTGCCAGTTCTGTCATATAGGCCAACACACCAATAAGGTATTTATGACACAGaatctgtaaaagaaaagaaaaaaatttaaaattaagatagtATTATGACAAAGCAATTTGATATTgcgtttttttctgttttatttttgccatggtttttgttgattttacttatttaatcaCATAGTTGCGTGTGTAGGTATACGCACATGAGTCCAAgtgccagaagaggccagaggcactgctctcccagagctggatttacaggtagttgtgaactgcctggcGTGGGTCTGGGAACcagactcagatcctctgcaagagcaatgcagTTCTCCACCAGCCGAGCCTGgttaaaaccaattttaaaaggCCAGTTCTTCTGGAGctaagttacaggcagttgtgacctaCCCAGTATGAGTACTAGGAACTAGACTCTccggttctctgcaagaacagtatatgctcttaatcactaagccatctctccaggccttattttagtttttgagacaggatgtgaAGTAGCCAGTGCCAGCTTTGTGCTCCCTATGTTGCCATGGAcgaccttgaactactgatcctcctgcctctacccccaagGGCTAGAATTAGAAGCATATCCCACTATATtaagttccttttgtttttaatccttaGCTCTTCTCATCAAAATTACTTCCAGTCTATTGTTTCATTTTGACCTCCAGTTTAAAAATGTGAGTTATTCAGTACTCAAATAGTGactcctttcctttttataaaaaattgttttgtgcCTTTGTGGATgtatgtgcatgccacagcatgtgtgggaGTCAGAAGCTAACtttcagcagtcagttctctccttccaacatgtgggaTCCAGGGACCAAAGTCAGGTCATCCTACTCGGTCTGCAGTAAACGtcctcacccactgagccataccaTGCCCACAATGCCAGCCCCATACATCCTTTTCTTTCTGGTCTATCTTGAATGTGCCACTTAAACTTTTGCTGGCCTTGatttccttgttttaaaataaaacatagactAAATATACAGTGTAAttctaaaaattagaattaatatCTActaggcacagaaagacaaatatggcatgCTCTCATTCATCTGTAAAAGCTAAGAACACTGATCTCAATGagttgtggtacacacctataataccAGTACTTttgaggggaggcaggaggattgggaattCAGTATCATCTTCagctaatgagttcaaggctagcctgggctacatgaaacctttcctcaaaacaaaacaaatctcataGAAGAAAATAGTGGTCACCAACAGCTAAGAGATGGAGTGGGGTTACATAATGGGTAGCAAAATACACCCAGTTAGGAGGAATTAGTTCTAATGTTTTTATAGCATAGTTGAGTAACTATAGTCTATAATTTATTAACTTTTTCAAAGTAATTAGGATAAGATAGAGATAGGAGTGCTAATTACTATAACTCACTTTTTCTGTGCCATACCATGCAGATAAGTATGTACAAATATGACAGAAAGAGGGTATGTAGCTCAATGGCTGAGTACTTGCCCAGTGTTCAAGACACTATGTTGAATTcctaccatacacacacaaaagaacaaatacacataaaaatttaaaagtagaaagaaaaggcagaattaAACTCTGTTAAGAGTATTAACAATGACAAAATAATAGCAACAGTCCCTGGATGTATATAGAAACATGTATTTAAATATGTCTTAAGAGGGCTGGAAcaatggcttagtggctaagagcactggctgctgttccagaggacccagattcaattcccagcacccacatgacagctcacaaccaaaCTCCAGTTTCAGTGCATCCAAAGGTTTTGTCTTCTGTCCTCTATGGGTACTGGGCacggcacacacgtggtacatagagacatacatgcaggcaaaacacccatgtacagaaataaaaatttatatacacacacacatgcacacacacacacacacatgtacacacacatcttaGGAGCCaactatttgtttctttatagAACATAAAAACCATTTCTCTGTGACTTCCTGTCTAATAGCAATTTTAAATCTAAAAGGCAAAGATGACATTCTGTCACTGGCTATAATCTTATCCCACACATAAAATGCTGTTGCTTTAATAATTATTtcatgtagtgatgaggtgagcaggcctgcttttcgtcccatccggctcccacacggctagctttacacccgaaataacaacatacaaattgtattcatttaaacactgcctagcccattagctctagcctcttactggctaactctcacatcttgattaacccatttctattaatgtgtgtagcaccacgaggtggtggcttaccgggaagattctaacctacatccatcttgggccggagcttcaaggtgtctgcctgactctgctttctttctcccaaaattctgttctgtcttccccacctacctatgttctgacctatcaggctaagcagttttctttattagttaaataatgaaagcaacagatagacagaagaccctcctacatcaatttcAAAATCTGTCAATTTTGAAAATTTCAGTTGCTTGAGGGTAGTTCACATTATTCAGCTTTACAGTGCACAGTACACAGTGCCCTTCCTCTTTAAGACTGTCTCTAGGTGGTCAGAGGCATTGGGAGGTCATGTATAAAGCAGAAAATAAGTCTATTGTCTTGAACTACTATGCAGTCAAGTGTATTTCCCCATGTAAAAATATAATCACCACACATATGGAAAGCACGACAAGAAGGAATTTAATTAGATGTGTTCAAACTAACCTTTATTTTCCCTTCAGTGTGTGCTGAAGCTACAGATGTTGAGACACGAACCAATCTTGTGGCTGATAAGTGAATTTTGAAATGCCTGTGGAAGTGTGAATAAAGGCAGTCCATAAATAAGTTGACTTCCTCCTGGGTAATCTCCCCAGGTGTTTTGTGGACACTGTCCCATAAAGCTTTTGCATCCTCTGGATGAATTGCATAAGAAATATCCAAGCTTTGAGGGCTACAGGGCACAGACCAAAAAAATTCAGTGGTAGCTGTGTAACGGTCCATTTCGCAAGCAGTCCACATGGCAGCCATCCAGGAAAGATTAAATGCACTGATTGCTAAAGGACTGAAGTAACAGTCAAAAGTCTTCTGAAACCAGCCTCCAATCAAGGATGTATTGGCCTCTGCTCCATTTGCAAGGAACAAGGGTAGACAGGTGAAGTCTTCGGAAGCAGTCTCCAGAAGACTATCTCCAAACACACAGCAGAACCAACCAGTCCACAGTACTTTACCCTCTCTGTGCTCACGTGATGACTGAGACTTTGAGAAAATCTATAAGGGAAAGTAAAACAAGTTCATTAAGTTCAAAAGACCATTTGCTCCTAAATTTtatcttctcaaaaattaatgagtatgggggctggagagatggctcagaggttaagagcactgcctgcttttccaaaggtcctgagttcaattcccagcaactacatggtggctcacaaccatctgtaatggggtcttgtgccctcttctggcctgcaggcatacagacagaatactgtatacataataaataaataaaaaagatttataaaaaaattaatgagtatATTAAAAACAAGGCCAAGCATAGTAGCACATGCTCATAATTCCTGGTTGAATCAGGAAgacaaggagttcaaggtcagccttggttacagaacaagtttgaggctagcctaatctatgagatactgtctcaaatgagagagagagacagagacagagagaatagtCCAATAGTAACAGAACGGTTGTTGGGGTAGCCAACCAATTCCGATtagaggcctgctccacaggaagtTCATGTCTGGACTATAAACATAGGTTCTAGTGGGCAAAGTGCTTCTGTTTTATTGCTTAGTGGACATAAAGTCCCTaccaaattgccttctaaaaatATGTTGTGCTCATAGATGAATACTGCTGCCATCTTTgaccagagaagtttctttttgctgtGGGCCACAGTTACCACAGACGCTTACAACTGGCCAGTGCTGAGAGTAAGTGGAGGTTAAATAGACCTATATCACTCCTAACCCTTGGGGAATAGCACGCATGGGCGAGTAGGGccagaggaagaggtggaagTGATATGGCATGCTGTCTTCTGGGCAGCACCTAGCACTGCACTCTTGAATTCTCAGCAGCTGGGATTACCTGCAGAAGACTGGGTTCATAAACATTCTGACTTGAAAGAGGGAAAAACTCACAAAGCCCCACTCTCCCCTAAGGATATATAGGCAGTTAATGGTTTTCATTAGTGGAAAAGCCACTGGAGGTGCCCATGTGGCAATAAATAACCCCTCAGCCATGTTCCTGTAAGCAGCCCTAATTAAACTCCTGGAAAGTAGAAGGGGAACTAGTTGGAAAGAGGATGGAGAacagcaggagttggggaggggacacagggataatgataaaaatacatcatacacatgtatgaaacccattattataaGTAATTTACATATGctaataacacatttttaaaaaagaatacaaaacaaGAACCCAAAACAAAGTGCTGGATTACAtgtgtgagtcaccatgtctggctccttttttaaaatactgtcctTTTAAATACTGTTTCTCTCCCCTAATATCTGTAACTAAATATGTACTAAAACTGACTCTTAAACCCCAActttgcttcatttaaaaaaaaaactaaattgccgggcggtggtggcagacgcctttaatcccagcactcgggaggcagaggcaggcggatctctgtgagttcgagaccagcctggtctacaagagctagctccaggacaggctctaaagctgcagagaaaccctgtctcgaaaaaaaaaaaaaaaaaaaaaaaactaaattaaagtAATAACAATAGTTGATACAAAACCACAAAGAGGAGCTTCTCTAATCATTATTAGGGCTTATCAAAATAATGACTTTTGACCAATATTTTTCTATACTACAGATAAAGTAGATGACAAGATCTTGCCAAAAATCAAATTAGGAAATCCTTATATGGTACATTCAGGTACAATATCTtggggaagaaaaataacaactcGACTCTAGAAGGGCTACACAAGTTCCCTACACCAACAGCTTACATTTTGCCATTTCCCATAGCAGCTCTTTCCATCAGCTTAAACTGTTCCATACAGTTCCCATCCACTGCATCGCCTTCTTCGTTATGGGCATGTAAGACAAATAAAACCTAATTTCTCTTCTATAGGAGAGGCCCTTCGGACTCCTGCTGGTCCATAACACATACACGGTCAAATTCAAGGTCTCCACTGCCTTCAATCATTCTTCCTAGGACATACACTCACAGACTCTTCTCTGAACTTCTTATTCATAAGAGCCATCTAaaagtgaatatatttatttcagaaaagttTACACACAAGGCCCTAAGAAACAAACTCTATGGAAAAGTATGTAATGTATACAAGGCTctaggtcagaaaaaaaaatctgattagaCCACCATCTTTGACCTAGATTGTACTATTAATATAACTAAGATTACAGACCTCTAGTTTATAGTTGACAGCTTTAAAGAAAATgcccagggctgaagagatggctcagcagtgaagagcacttgttgctcttgcagaagaccatgTTTgagtgccagcacccacatggtggttcacaaccatccataatttcagttccaagggatctgatagcctcttctgacctccaagggcaccaagcacacatgtagCCAGACATACATAcgggcaaaacacacataaaattaataaatctaatttaaaaaatttaaggccTAATACATTCATTTTTGCtattatatgtaaaatgtaaatcTCCCCTCAACCGCGATTAAGGCAGTAAATTTACTTCTACCAAATTTAAAGTTCTTTCATTTTGGTCCATTGTGCAAATTTGTTTAAGATagtttaaaatcttattttcccAAAGATTCAAATTTCCCATTGTGAATTACATAGCAAATATACCTTCAAAACATTCATGATAGTTTTTGTTAAAGTATTAAACCAGGGTAACATTTAAATCATTGCTCCATCatagcttttgtttttcaagacagggttatgttgtaaaatatttgtttaatgatgtaaaaatgtgttgcattcttttatgttacatttgtttaattctgtaaagctgtgttactttggctgtctaaaacacttgactggtctaataaagagctgaacgtccaatagctaggcaggagagagaaacaggtggggctggcagacaaagagaacaaataagaggagagagagggaagaggaaggaacaagaaaaggaaaggatgaCGCCgggagccagccaccagccactcaatcatccagccacccagccagccatgagtaagaagaaaagagaggcatatagaacagagaaaggtaaaagcccacaGGCAAAAGGAAGATGGAATAAAttaaactggctagaaacaa from Arvicola amphibius chromosome 12, mArvAmp1.2, whole genome shotgun sequence encodes the following:
- the Cenpl gene encoding centromere protein L isoform X1, producing the protein MDSYNSPGPTSRRRTSNLRDYFIGATPLQKRLESVRRQSSFFPSPPRRKLPQCSQLQEEIDPEKVAFLLHKQWTVYSLTPLYKFSYTNLKEYSRLLSAFIAAEKQKGLAVEVGEDFNIKVIFSTLLGVKGTQRDPEAFLVQIFSKSQSSREHREGKVLWTGWFCCVFGDSLLETASEDFTCLPLFLANGAEANTSLIGGWFQKTFDCYFSPLAISAFNLSWMAAMWTACEMDRYTATTEFFWSVPCSPQSLDISYAIHPEDAKALWDSVHKTPGEITQEEVNLFMDCLYSHFHRHFKIHLSATRLVRVSTSVASAHTEGKIKILCHKYLIGVLAYMTELAIFQIE